In Blautia wexlerae DSM 19850, a single window of DNA contains:
- the rlmD gene encoding 23S rRNA (uracil(1939)-C(5))-methyltransferase RlmD produces the protein MEEKVTKCSVSKKCGSCQYQGVPYKEQLAAKQKRMKKLLGKFANVKPIIGMDDPFYYRNKVHAVFDRDKKGNIICGTYEAKTHKVVPIEECMIEDKISQEIIRTIRDMLKSFRIKTYDEDTGYGLLRHVLVRRGFSTDEIMVVLVIGSPIFPSKNNFVKALRKKYPQITTVVLNVNDKKTSMVLGERDIVIYGKGYIRDTLCGCTFRISPQSFYQVNPVQTEILYKTAIEYAGLGRKETVIDAYCGIGTIGLVAAKRAKNVIGVELNPDAVRDARINAKENKITNARFYQGDAGEFMENMAENGEHADVVFMDPPRTGSDKKFMSSVIKLNPSRIVYISCGPETLARDLEYLTKHGYDVRKIQPVDMFSFTDHCENICLLTKKFEKQTKNQNEYKY, from the coding sequence ATGGAAGAAAAAGTAACAAAATGTAGTGTATCAAAGAAATGCGGAAGCTGCCAGTATCAGGGTGTTCCTTATAAAGAACAGCTTGCCGCCAAGCAGAAAAGGATGAAGAAGCTTCTTGGAAAGTTTGCAAATGTAAAACCAATCATTGGAATGGATGATCCCTTTTATTATAGAAATAAAGTTCATGCAGTATTTGACAGGGATAAAAAAGGTAATATTATCTGTGGAACCTACGAAGCGAAAACACATAAGGTTGTTCCGATAGAAGAGTGCATGATCGAGGATAAGATCAGTCAGGAAATCATCCGTACAATTCGGGATATGCTGAAATCTTTTAGAATCAAAACATATGATGAGGACACAGGATATGGACTTTTGCGCCATGTGCTGGTGAGAAGAGGGTTTTCCACAGATGAGATCATGGTGGTTCTTGTGATTGGTTCCCCGATCTTTCCTTCAAAAAATAATTTTGTGAAAGCTCTGAGAAAGAAATACCCACAGATTACAACAGTTGTGCTTAACGTCAATGATAAGAAGACCAGTATGGTACTGGGTGAGCGTGATATCGTCATTTATGGAAAAGGATATATCCGGGATACGCTCTGCGGATGTACATTCCGCATTTCTCCGCAGTCTTTTTATCAGGTAAATCCTGTACAGACAGAAATTCTGTATAAGACAGCAATTGAATATGCGGGGCTTGGACGAAAAGAAACAGTGATAGATGCATACTGCGGAATAGGAACAATCGGACTTGTAGCTGCAAAGCGGGCAAAGAATGTCATTGGTGTGGAATTAAATCCGGATGCAGTCCGCGATGCCAGAATCAATGCAAAGGAAAATAAGATTACAAATGCACGTTTCTATCAGGGAGATGCAGGAGAATTTATGGAAAATATGGCAGAAAACGGAGAACATGCAGATGTTGTGTTTATGGATCCACCCCGTACAGGCAGTGATAAAAAGTTTATGTCCTCTGTTATCAAACTGAATCCATCAAGAATCGTATATATCTCCTGTGGACCGGAAACACTGGCAAGAGATCTGGAGTATTTGACAAAACATGGCTATGATGTGAGAAAAATACAGCCGGTAGATATGTTCAGTTTTACAGACCATTGTGAAAATATTTGTCTTTTGACGAAAAAATTTGAGAAACAGACGAAAAATCAAAACGAATACAAATACTAA
- the tpiA gene encoding triose-phosphate isomerase, producing MARKKIIAGNWKMNMTPSEAVKLVETLKPLVVNDEVDVVFCVPAIDIIPVVEAAKGTNIQVGAENMYFEEKGAYTGEISPAMLVDAGVKYVVLGHSERREYFGETNEDVNKKVLKAFEHGITPIMCCGETLTQREQGVTMDFIRQQVKVGFQGVTADQAKTAVIAYEPIWAIGTGKTATTEQAQEVCAGIRACIAEIYDEATAEAIRIQYGGSVNPATAPDLFVQNDIDGGLVGGASLKADFGKIVNYK from the coding sequence ATGGCAAGAAAGAAAATTATCGCTGGTAACTGGAAAATGAACATGACACCAAGCGAAGCCGTTAAATTAGTAGAAACATTAAAACCATTAGTAGTTAACGATGAAGTAGACGTAGTATTCTGCGTACCTGCAATCGATATCATCCCGGTTGTAGAAGCTGCTAAGGGAACAAACATCCAGGTTGGTGCTGAGAACATGTACTTCGAAGAGAAAGGTGCATACACAGGAGAAATCTCCCCTGCAATGCTCGTAGATGCCGGAGTTAAATATGTTGTTCTTGGACATTCCGAAAGAAGAGAATACTTCGGAGAAACAAACGAAGATGTTAACAAGAAAGTTCTCAAAGCTTTCGAACATGGAATTACACCTATCATGTGCTGTGGCGAAACTCTTACTCAGAGAGAACAGGGCGTGACAATGGATTTCATCCGTCAGCAGGTTAAAGTTGGATTCCAGGGTGTTACAGCAGATCAGGCTAAGACAGCAGTTATCGCTTACGAGCCAATCTGGGCAATCGGAACAGGTAAAACAGCTACAACTGAGCAGGCTCAGGAAGTATGCGCAGGTATTCGTGCATGCATCGCTGAAATCTATGATGAAGCAACAGCAGAAGCAATCCGTATCCAGTATGGCGGATCTGTAAATCCTGCAACAGCACCTGACTTATTCGTTCAGAACGATATCGATGGCGGCCTTGTAGGTGGTGCTTCTCTGAAAGCTGATTTCGGAAAGATCGTAAACTACAAATAA
- the gap gene encoding type I glyceraldehyde-3-phosphate dehydrogenase, giving the protein MAVKVAINGFGRIGRLAFRQMFGAEGFEIVAINDLTSPKMLAHLLKYDSTQGKYALADTVTAGEDSITVDGKEIKIYAKANAAELPWGEIGVDVVLECTGFYTSKDKAQAHIDAGAKHVIISAPAGNDLKTIVYNVNHETLTKEDHIISAASCTTNCLAPMAKALNDLAAIKSGIMCTIHAYTGDQMTLDGPQRKGDLRRSRAAAVNIVPNSTGAAKAIGLVIPELNGKLIGSAQRVPTPTGSTTILTAVVEGNVTKEQINAAMKAASNESFGYNEDEIVSSDIVGMRFGSLFDATQTMVLPLENGTTEVQVVSWYDNENSYTSQMVRTIKHFGKLLNA; this is encoded by the coding sequence ATGGCAGTAAAAGTTGCAATTAATGGTTTTGGACGTATTGGACGTCTTGCATTCCGTCAGATGTTTGGAGCAGAAGGATTTGAAATCGTAGCAATCAACGATTTAACATCTCCTAAAATGCTTGCTCACTTATTAAAATATGATTCAACACAGGGAAAATATGCTCTTGCAGATACAGTAACAGCAGGAGAAGATTCCATCACAGTTGACGGAAAAGAAATCAAAATTTACGCAAAAGCTAACGCTGCTGAACTTCCATGGGGAGAAATCGGTGTAGACGTAGTTCTTGAGTGTACAGGATTCTATACATCTAAAGACAAAGCTCAGGCTCATATCGATGCAGGTGCTAAACACGTTATCATTTCCGCTCCGGCTGGAAACGATCTTAAGACAATCGTTTACAATGTAAACCATGAAACTCTTACAAAAGAAGATCACATCATCTCCGCAGCTTCCTGTACAACAAACTGCTTAGCTCCAATGGCTAAAGCATTAAATGATCTTGCTGCAATCAAATCCGGTATCATGTGCACAATCCACGCTTACACAGGCGATCAGATGACACTTGACGGACCACAGAGAAAAGGTGATTTAAGAAGATCTCGTGCAGCTGCAGTTAACATCGTTCCTAACAGCACAGGTGCTGCTAAAGCTATCGGTCTTGTTATTCCAGAACTGAACGGTAAACTTATCGGATCTGCTCAGCGTGTTCCTACCCCAACAGGTTCTACAACAATCTTAACAGCAGTTGTTGAAGGAAACGTAACAAAAGAACAGATCAACGCAGCTATGAAAGCAGCTTCTAATGAATCCTTCGGATACAACGAAGATGAAATCGTATCCAGCGATATTGTTGGTATGAGATTTGGTTCTCTGTTCGATGCTACTCAGACAATGGTTCTTCCACTTGAGAATGGCACAACAGAAGTACAGGTAGTTTCCTGGTATGACAACGAGAACTCCTACACAAGCCAGATGGTTCGTACAATCAAACACTTTGGTAAATTACTGAACGCTTAA
- a CDS encoding histidinol-phosphatase HisJ family protein → MDRQILWDCHMHSSFSADSDTPMEIMIHRAVETGLQGITFTEHLDPDYPVTPDNLDFSLDIPAYKEKLAELSDIYKDKIQVRFGIELGLQMHLGEYFDSLLSQTPFDFVIGSSHLVHGYDPYYPEFFEGRKEFLCYMEYFESILENISAYDGFDVYGHIDYVVRYGPNKNREYSYGRYKDILDEILKKLISMGKGIELNTGGYHYGLGEPNPCTAVIRRYRELGGEIITIGADAHTPDKIACAFDKAASVLEACGFRYYTIFKDRKPEFISL, encoded by the coding sequence ATGGACAGACAAATATTGTGGGATTGTCATATGCACTCTTCTTTTTCTGCTGACTCGGATACGCCTATGGAAATTATGATTCATCGTGCTGTTGAAACGGGACTACAGGGAATTACTTTTACGGAACATCTGGATCCGGATTACCCTGTTACTCCGGACAATCTGGATTTTTCTCTGGATATTCCGGCTTACAAAGAAAAGCTGGCTGAACTTTCAGATATATATAAGGATAAAATTCAGGTACGTTTCGGAATTGAACTAGGACTGCAGATGCATCTGGGAGAATATTTTGACTCACTTCTCTCTCAGACACCTTTTGATTTCGTTATCGGTTCATCCCATCTTGTCCATGGGTATGATCCTTATTACCCGGAATTTTTTGAAGGACGTAAGGAATTTTTATGTTATATGGAATATTTTGAATCCATTCTTGAAAACATTTCCGCATATGACGGATTTGACGTTTACGGACATATTGATTATGTTGTCCGTTATGGTCCTAACAAGAACCGGGAATATTCTTACGGACGGTATAAAGATATTCTGGATGAGATTCTGAAGAAACTGATTTCCATGGGAAAAGGCATCGAACTTAATACCGGCGGATATCATTATGGTCTTGGAGAACCCAATCCATGTACTGCCGTAATAAGGCGCTATAGAGAACTTGGCGGAGAGATCATCACCATCGGAGCAGATGCGCATACTCCGGATAAAATCGCCTGTGCATTTGATAAAGCTGCCAGTGTACTGGAAGCCTGTGGTTTTCGTTACTATACAATCTTCAAAGACCGTAAACCGGAATTTATTTCTCTGTAA
- a CDS encoding GNAT family N-acetyltransferase encodes MEIRKASVQDLGQIMQVYDKARKFMRENGNAEQWGEDYPSAELIEHDIDKMYLCMSEGRIACVFYYAAEEDEDYKEINGKWLNEEPYGVVHRVASTGIVRGAASFCLDWAYAQTQNLRMDTYSDNIPMQKLLEKCGFQYCGSFERLGMDKWMAYQKI; translated from the coding sequence ATGGAAATAAGAAAAGCATCAGTACAAGATCTTGGGCAGATCATGCAAGTTTATGATAAAGCCCGCAAATTTATGAGAGAAAATGGCAATGCAGAACAGTGGGGTGAAGATTACCCCTCAGCAGAACTGATAGAGCATGATATTGATAAAATGTATCTGTGCATGTCAGAAGGGCGGATTGCCTGTGTTTTCTATTATGCGGCGGAAGAAGATGAAGATTATAAAGAAATTAATGGAAAATGGCTGAATGAAGAACCCTATGGAGTAGTTCACAGGGTAGCGTCCACAGGAATAGTAAGAGGAGCCGCATCATTCTGTCTGGACTGGGCCTATGCTCAGACACAGAATCTCCGTATGGATACATACAGCGATAACATCCCCATGCAGAAACTTCTGGAAAAATGCGGATTTCAGTACTGTGGTTCATTTGAACGTCTGGGAATGGATAAATGGATGGCATACCAGAAAATATAA
- a CDS encoding phosphoglycerate kinase — MLNKKSVDDINVKGKKVLVRCDFNVPLQDGKITDENRLVAALPTIKKLIADGGKVILCSHLGKPKGEPKPELSLAPVAKRLSELLGQEVKFAADPEVVGPNAKAAVAEMKDGDVILLENTRYRAEETKNGDEFSKELASLCDVFVNDAFGTAHRAHCSNVGVTKYVDTAVVGYLMQKEIDFLGNAVNNPERPFVAILGGAKVSSKISVINNLLDKVDTLIIGGGMSYTFSKAMGGHIGTSLCEDDYLQYALDMMKKAEDKGVKLLLPLDNRIGDNFSNDCNIQVVKRGEIPDGWEGMDIGPETEKLFGDAVKDAKTVVWNGPMGCFEMPNFAHGTEAVAKALAETDATTIIGGGDSAAAVNILGYGDKMTHISTGGGASLEFLEGKELPGVAAANDK, encoded by the coding sequence ATGCTGAATAAAAAATCTGTTGATGATATCAATGTAAAAGGCAAAAAAGTTCTTGTAAGATGTGACTTCAATGTTCCTCTTCAGGATGGAAAGATCACAGATGAGAACCGTCTGGTTGCAGCTCTTCCTACAATCAAGAAGCTGATCGCTGACGGCGGAAAGGTTATTCTCTGCTCCCACCTTGGAAAACCGAAGGGAGAGCCGAAACCGGAATTATCTCTTGCACCGGTTGCAAAACGTCTTTCCGAATTATTAGGACAGGAAGTTAAGTTTGCAGCAGATCCTGAAGTAGTAGGACCTAATGCAAAAGCAGCAGTAGCTGAGATGAAAGACGGAGATGTTATCTTACTTGAGAACACACGTTATCGCGCAGAAGAAACAAAGAACGGAGACGAATTCAGCAAAGAACTTGCTTCTCTTTGTGATGTATTTGTTAATGATGCATTTGGTACAGCTCACAGAGCACACTGCTCTAATGTTGGTGTGACCAAATATGTTGATACAGCAGTTGTTGGTTACTTAATGCAGAAGGAAATCGATTTCCTTGGAAATGCAGTGAACAATCCTGAGAGACCGTTTGTTGCTATCCTTGGCGGAGCTAAGGTTTCCAGCAAGATTTCTGTAATCAATAACCTTCTTGATAAAGTAGATACTCTTATCATTGGTGGTGGTATGTCTTACACATTCTCAAAAGCTATGGGTGGACATATTGGAACATCTCTTTGTGAGGATGATTATCTTCAGTATGCATTGGACATGATGAAGAAAGCAGAAGACAAAGGTGTGAAACTTCTTCTTCCGTTAGATAACAGAATCGGTGATAACTTCTCTAATGACTGTAATATCCAGGTTGTTAAACGTGGTGAGATTCCGGACGGATGGGAAGGAATGGATATCGGACCGGAAACAGAGAAGCTTTTCGGTGACGCAGTAAAAGATGCTAAGACAGTTGTATGGAACGGACCGATGGGCTGCTTCGAAATGCCAAACTTCGCTCATGGTACAGAAGCTGTTGCAAAAGCACTTGCTGAAACAGATGCCACAACTATTATCGGTGGTGGTGATTCTGCAGCTGCAGTTAACATCCTTGGTTATGGCGACAAGATGACACACATCTCCACAGGTGGCGGTGCATCTCTTGAATTCCTGGAAGGAAAAGAACTCCCGGGTGTTGCAGCAGCAAACGATAAATAA
- a CDS encoding NAD(P)/FAD-dependent oxidoreductase, translating into MKYDVVIIGAGPGGIFSAYELMKQNNDLKIAVFEAGNPLSKRHCPIDGDKVKTCIKCKTCAIMSGFGGAGAFSDGKYNITNDFGGTLYEHIGKKDALDLMRYVDEINVAYGGQDTKMYSTAGTKFKKLCMQNKLKLLDASVRHLGTDINYVVLENLYAKLKEHVDFHFNTPVERLEVLEDRYRIITKNDTTDCNKCIVSVGRSGSKWMEQICKELDIPTKSNRVDLGVRVELPAVIFSHLTDELYESKIVYRTEKFEDNVRTFCMNPYGIVVNENTNGIVTANGHSYEDPSKQTENTNFALLVAKHFSEPFKDSNGYGESIARLSNMLGGGVIVQRFGDLVRGRRSTVARIEEGMVRPTLAATPGDLSLVLPKRILDGIIEMIYALDKIAPGTANDDTLLYGVEVKFYNMEVDIDENLESRYKGLYIIGDGSGVTHSLSHASASGVYVARQIVENL; encoded by the coding sequence ATGAAATATGATGTAGTGATCATCGGCGCAGGACCTGGCGGTATTTTCTCTGCCTATGAGCTGATGAAGCAAAATAACGATTTAAAGATTGCTGTTTTTGAGGCTGGAAATCCTCTCAGTAAAAGACATTGCCCAATTGATGGTGACAAAGTAAAAACCTGTATCAAATGTAAAACCTGTGCCATTATGAGCGGCTTTGGCGGTGCCGGTGCTTTCTCTGACGGCAAATACAATATCACAAATGATTTCGGCGGAACACTTTATGAACATATTGGAAAGAAAGACGCTCTTGACCTGATGCGTTACGTAGATGAGATCAATGTTGCCTACGGCGGACAGGACACAAAAATGTATTCTACAGCCGGAACCAAATTCAAAAAACTTTGTATGCAGAACAAATTAAAGCTTCTGGATGCTTCCGTACGTCATCTGGGAACAGACATTAACTATGTGGTTCTTGAGAACTTATATGCAAAATTAAAAGAGCATGTTGATTTTCATTTCAACACTCCTGTAGAACGTCTGGAAGTACTTGAAGACAGATACCGTATCATCACAAAGAATGATACCACTGACTGCAACAAATGCATTGTATCCGTAGGCAGAAGCGGAAGCAAATGGATGGAACAGATCTGTAAAGAACTTGATATCCCAACCAAATCAAACCGGGTAGACCTGGGTGTACGTGTAGAACTTCCTGCTGTTATCTTCTCACACCTGACAGACGAACTGTATGAGAGTAAGATTGTCTACAGAACAGAAAAATTCGAAGATAATGTGAGGACTTTCTGTATGAATCCTTATGGCATCGTTGTAAACGAAAATACAAACGGCATTGTCACAGCAAATGGCCACAGCTATGAAGATCCGTCCAAACAGACAGAAAATACAAACTTCGCACTGTTGGTAGCCAAACATTTCTCTGAGCCATTTAAAGACAGTAATGGATATGGCGAAAGCATTGCCCGTCTTTCCAATATGCTGGGCGGCGGTGTGATCGTACAGCGTTTCGGCGATCTGGTGCGCGGAAGAAGGAGTACGGTTGCACGTATCGAAGAAGGTATGGTACGACCTACTCTCGCAGCTACTCCCGGTGATCTGAGTCTTGTTCTCCCGAAACGTATCCTTGACGGAATCATTGAAATGATTTATGCTCTGGATAAAATCGCTCCCGGGACAGCTAATGACGACACCCTCCTCTATGGTGTGGAGGTTAAGTTCTATAATATGGAAGTTGATATTGATGAAAATCTGGAAAGCAGATACAAAGGCCTGTATATCATTGGAGACGGAAGCGGTGTAACCCATTCCCTGTCCCATGCTTCTGCAAGCGGTGTATATGTAGCACGCCAGATTGTTGAGAATCTGTAA
- a CDS encoding helix-turn-helix transcriptional regulator: MKERKISQYALYTHYGISTSFLDKLRHNENVEIRSLDILCSILDCDFGDIVEHIPDNAEPEKK; the protein is encoded by the coding sequence ATGAAGGAGCGGAAAATCAGCCAGTATGCCCTGTACACTCACTATGGCATAAGCACTTCTTTTCTGGATAAACTCCGTCATAATGAAAATGTGGAAATCCGCAGTCTTGATATCTTATGTTCAATCCTTGACTGCGATTTCGGTGATATTGTAGAACACATTCCGGATAATGCTGAACCTGAGAAAAAATAA